DNA sequence from the Podospora pseudocomata strain CBS 415.72m chromosome 2 map unlocalized CBS415.72m_2.2, whole genome shotgun sequence genome:
GCGAGTTCAAAGCAGGCGATCCGCCCGCCCCGGTACGTACCCACATGGCCATGGCCAGCCAGggccaacctctccacacCTTGTCCGCTTCTTCCTTGTCGAGCCCCCCCAGATTACTCCATCCAACCAGGGATGAAGGAGAGTTCCAGCAAAAGGTACGTATCGTCGCCAATGTGTACTTGTGACTTCCGGGAGCCATGAGGACCATGATGGCTGGCAAGATATAATCTAGTGGTAGCCCCGTTCCCTCctgtttccccccccccccacctgGCTTCTCTCTTCGTGACTCGGAATCTTAGACCGACGGGGAAGTCTAGACGCAGtaccaacgacgacgacctcaaCTTGTAAAGCATACCTTGACATTGCTTCTACCATTGTTCTCTCCATTGAAGTGCTTCACtgtcgtcatcaccaccaccccatccaggGTTAAGCTCTTTTCATCTTAGCGACTCGGGTCCATCTTAGAGCTCCAACGACAACCACTTGCCACTTACAAGCTTCCGCTTTGAACTGGACGCTACCTTACTCATCGCCATTGTTTGCAAGCTCAGGGGGTCCTTCTAACCTTCGAACACTGCTCCTCACCACTATACCACACCACCGGAaaacacacatacacacacacatcacatcacaatGCCCGGATCAGAGTCACCAGCTCGGCAAATATCACCCGAAGCCGAAAACATGCAGCCGAGGTCGCCTCCGTCAGGCTCGGGCTCGGAGCCCGAGAGCAGTAGCCAGCAAGCCGGCACTGCCGACAGACCAAAAACCACCAAACGCCGTGCCGCGAGAGCCTGCGAATCATGCCGGAGACGCAAGGTTCGCTGTGATGTTGTCACTCAGAGCCCTTGCACCAACTGTCTGTACGAGAAGGTGGAGTGCCTGGTTCCAGAGTGCAGGAGGAAAAGGTACCTTCAAAACAAGAAATCACActtttcttgtccttctcccGTCGTCTTGATCGTCATCAGTGGCTGACGTATCTCTTCTTCACTTTCTTCTCTTACAGAAAGCATCACTCAAGAGTCTCAGAATCGCTCGGCTCGAGTGTCGGGTCGAGTACCGAGGCTTCGCTCCTGCGGGCCAAGTGCCTCGGCTCAGCCGCGCCAATGGGCTACGCTCAGAACGGCCAAAATCTCGACTTCACTTACACCGGCAACCCTCTTTTGAGGCAGCAGCTGTTTTCCCAGGCCGGGAGTGACGCGATACGAAACCAGCAGTGTAAGTTTTATGCAGGGTCTGGTAGGTGCAAGAATAACGACTCTAATTCGCCCTTGGCTTGGCAGATCTGAATCTCTCCTATCAGAACGGTGCAGCCGGCTTTGGTTCAAATGCTCCTCTCAGGCCGAGGGTGTCTCCCTCGCTGCTGTACCAAAACACCGGCTTCCCACCGCTTCAGCCTGCCATCGAAGTCAGCCAGCAACTCAAATCGGTCCTCGAGGCTCAGGCATCACCAATAGCACCGGCGGAGCCGCAGCTGCCGGCTTTCATCAAACCGATTCCCAAGGCTGTCTCCCCCGAGGATCTCGACTACCTCAATGCCAAGAAGGCTCTCACGCTCCCGCATCCTCAGCTACGAAATGCCCTGCTCAAGGCGTACGTCGAATATGTGCACCCGTACATGCCCGTGATGGACGTCCATCCTTTCCTCAATGCGATCAACGACCAGACGGGCCAATCCGGCAAGATCAGCTTGCTGTTATTTCAGGCCGTCATGTTTGTGGCGACTGCTTTTGTCGATGAGGACTTGTTGAAGGCCGAGGGTTATCAGGACCGGAGGGAGGCGCGGAAGGCCTTCTTCAGTAAGGCGAGGGTGAGtttttttacttttttttttttacgtCTTTCTGTTGGCTTGGGAGGGCTCTAAACAAGCCCGGGGAACGTTGGGTAAGCGGGGGATGCTAACCATCTGCTCCCAGGTTCTGTATGACTGCGATACTGAACTCGACCGCCTGCACCTGGTCCAGGCTCTTCTCATGATGACTTACTGGTACGAATCACCAGACGACCAAAAAGACACCTGGCACTGGATGGGCGTGGCCATCTCACTGGCCCAGACCATCGGTGTGCATCGCAACCCGGTGGCGACGAACTTCCCGCCAGCAAAGAGGGGATTGTGGAAGCGGATCTGGTGGTCATGCTACATGCGGGATCGCATGATCGCCCTCGGGATGCGCAGGCCGACCAGGATCAAGGACGACGACTTTGACGTGCCAatgctggaggagggcgacTTTGAAATCGGCAGACTCCGGGAGGACAACCAACTGCTGGGCCCTGACTGCGCTCTGGTCCGCGACGTCGAGATGCAGAGGGAGCTGGCGTTCATGTGCATCGAGATGGCGAAGCTGTGTCTTCTTGTCAGCGAGATGCTCAGGGCGCAATACTCGATCCTCAGCAGAGGCGGCATGCGGCCGGACGTCACGACAGCGAGCACGATGATGCTCCTGCCCAAGAAGGACCAGAACCCGGACGGCTTTGCCATGACTCAGCAGGTCGACGCCATGCTCAACCAGTGGGCTGTCGGCCTGCCGTCCTGCTGTCGGCGCCAGCCGGTGCCCCTGACCCCCATCGAAGAAGGGCGCAGGCCTGTTGTCCTGCAGCGCCACCTCTTGCATCTCATCTACTACACCACCGTCTCGGCCCTCCACAGGCCGCAGTTCCTCCGCCCTCAGAGAGCCGAGCCCGTCATCCCGACAAAAGCCCAGCA
Encoded proteins:
- a CDS encoding uncharacterized protein (EggNog:ENOG503P04M; COG:K), whose translation is MPGSESPARQISPEAENMQPRSPPSGSGSEPESSSQQAGTADRPKTTKRRAARACESCRRRKVRCDVVTQSPCTNCLYEKVECLVPECRRKRKHHSRVSESLGSSVGSSTEASLLRAKCLGSAAPMGYAQNGQNLDFTYTGNPLLRQQLFSQAGSDAIRNQQYLNLSYQNGAAGFGSNAPLRPRVSPSLLYQNTGFPPLQPAIEVSQQLKSVLEAQASPIAPAEPQLPAFIKPIPKAVSPEDLDYLNAKKALTLPHPQLRNALLKAYVEYVHPYMPVMDVHPFLNAINDQTGQSGKISLLLFQAVMFVATAFVDEDLLKAEGYQDRREARKAFFSKARVLYDCDTELDRLHLVQALLMMTYWYESPDDQKDTWHWMGVAISLAQTIGVHRNPVATNFPPAKRGLWKRIWWSCYMRDRMIALGMRRPTRIKDDDFDVPMLEEGDFEIGRLREDNQLLGPDCALVRDVEMQRELAFMCIEMAKLCLLVSEMLRAQYSILSRGGMRPDVTTASTMMLLPKKDQNPDGFAMTQQVDAMLNQWAVGLPSCCRRQPVPLTPIEEGRRPVVLQRHLLHLIYYTTVSALHRPQFLRPQRAEPVIPTKAQQYSQERVRDASREVIKMVTELRQHGLERCLPTTGVTVLLPAMIIQLLDSTALDADDQTRAQAAQGFKELLAVMRNLKEIYAAASYAVNFMTCVLQGRASQQQVQRPQQAFQSMSTATPGGGMNMMPSSMPERPSTPPPDDSQFISSAMQGVNNLYNHPQHQTPGFAGSGMAAGGGGEMEDTIMMMGGQTPPGTDYDSGSPGAEHGGGGLDGGGEETLKHHFGGAQQSATNGAGNEVVYSEWLEEYPGDIGGPDGEFLGMGMDMGGSGLGVVGEEANARYEWNSMSMGG